The genomic segment AGATTGCCAGACTATTTACACAGAAACTCTACACACCAACAGGCTTCCAGACAGATGAGAATGGTTTCATTCGTATGGATGATTACGAACTGGCGCCGGAGATTCAGGAAGAAGTAAAAAAATGCTGGAAAGCTGTTACTACAGATACTGTAAAGGAATATTGCGATATTGATGGTTACTGGGAAGATTTCTATCATATGTTTGGATTCCGATATGAAGATATCGACTATACTCAGGATGTGGATGCTGATATAGAAATTGATGGAGTTGTAATGTAATAAAAAATTCTCTCTTAACAAATGATCATGAAGTATATTGGTTCATAAATGTTAAGAGAGAATTTTTTATTTTGCCTTATGCACCGGATCTGCCGGGTATCCGCTACGAAGTTTCTGCATTCCACGCTGGAGCGCATCTTTGGAGTTTTTCCAGTCAGCATCCTTATTTCTGTAATCAAACTTATCTGACAGCCATACCAGATCTTCTTCCATACGCTGGAAGTTTTCATCCATCAGCCTGAACATGGCAGGATAAAACTCAGCCTTTTCTTTATCATTCAGATATTTATCTGCACCGTTGCACAGAATCCCGAAGTGATGCAGACAGAAGCCTTTACTGCGCAGAATTTTATTTTTAAATTCATTATCCTGCCGATACAGCCAGAAAAAAGTTTCCACATACCGTTTAAATGTATCCTCAATATTCTGACAGATAAAACAGCTGCAATCCTTAAAAGCAGTCCATGCAGCAATCGGATTCTTATCTGCGCTGGAATCTGAACGGCGGAAACGCGCGAGGACCGAGGATTTTCCGGGTGAAAAAGAATCAAACTGCTTTCTCATCTCTTCCCGAAGTTTATGATAATGAGTCTGAAGAATCAATGCATTCCCAAGAGTATTCCCATAATCAAACATTTTCTTCATATGTACCCTGCAAAATCCCGCCTTATCCGTCTGATCCCGGATGTCACTTTCCATATAAGAAGAACTGTTACCCAGTACAAAATCCAGCGAGTTCTGCTCCAGTTCCCGCTCAATAAAACAGAAAGGACACTCGTCACTGGCATTTACCGCATCATTAAGTGGAATGGTATATAACTTTTCTTTCATTTCTATATACTCCATACATCATAGTTTCTGTTCCCTTTATTGTGCATAGAATTTCCGGGAATGTCAAGCAAAAGATTTCCTGTTACTGTAAACGGGTTACTGTGAACGGAGTGAACAGTAATGATTTCTTTTGCAGAGTTGATTTAGAAAAGGGCAGTATGATATTATATATATAGTTGAATGCAAACATATGTAAAAAATAATCAAAGAGGGATAAGACAAATGATAAAATTACAGCTTCATGAAAACTGGCAGTTGTGCAATATCAGACAACTGGACTGGATTCCGGCACAGATTCCGGGGGATATTTATGCGGCACTTCTTAAGACCGGAAAGATGCCGGATCCGTTCTTTGGGGATAATGAATATCAGGCGAAAGCACTGATGGAGGAGGATTATGAATACAGAACGGTATTTAATTATGAAGAAGCGCAGTTTAAAGATTGTCAGGAAGTGATCCTGAGATTTGACGGGATTGATACGATTGCGGACATCTATCTGAATGGATGTTGTCTTGGAAAAGTTGATAACATGCACAGAATCTGGGAATTCCCGGTAGGAGAGCTGCTTGAAAACGGCAAAAATACCTTACGCGTTATCATTCGCTCTCCGTTGAAGTTCATGGCAGAGGCATTTAAGAAATATAAAAACAGGGGAAATGAAGACACAATTGAGGGATTTATGCATCTGCGCAAAGCTCACTATATGTGCGGCTGGGACTGGGGTGCATGTCTGCCGGATGGAGGTATCTTCCGTCCTGTAACACTTCTGGGAATTGAAACTGCCAGACTGGACAGCGTGTATATCCGTCAGGTACATAAGGATGGCAAAGTCCTGCTGGTTCCGGAAGTAGATGTGGAGACTGTTGATGAGGAAGAGAGCGAAGCAGATGGGTATGAAGGTGCACAGGCACTGGAATATCAGGTGACTGTAACTGCACCGAATGGAACAAAAACCATATGGGATGACTGTCCGGATGAAATGGAGATTGAAAATCCGCAGCTCTGGTGGCCAAATGGACTGGGAGAACAGCCGTTATATCAGGTGCAGGTAGACCTGAAAGCCGGAGATAAGATTGTAGACACCTGGTGCAGAAAAATCGGTCTCCGTGCGCTGACCATGCATAGAGAGAAAGACCAGTGGGGCGAGAGCTTTGCTCATGAAGTAAACGGTTATCAGGTCTTTGCCATGGGTGCTGACTATATCCCTGAGGACAATCTTCTGCAGAGAACATCCAGAGAACGTACCAGAGAATTACTTCTTCAGTGCAAGAGAGCGAACTTTAATACAGTACGTGTCTGGGGCGGCGGCTATTATCCTGAGGACTGGTTCTTTGATCTCTGTGATGAACTGGGGCTGATGGTATGGCAGGACTTTATGTTTGCATGCTCTGTCTATGAATTGACACCGGAGTTTGAGGCAAATATCCGTCAGGAATTTATTGATAATATCAAACGCCTCCGTCATCATGCATCCCTTGCCCTGTGGTGCGGAAACAATGAGATGGAAATGTTTGTAAAGCAGGGCACCTGGGTGACAAAGCCGACAGAAATGAGAGATTATCTGTTTATGTATGAGCGCATTATTCCGGAAGTTCTCAGCGAATACGACCCGGATACCTTCTACTGGCCTGCAAGCCCGTCATCAGGCGGTTCCTTTGATGAACCCAATGATCCGAACCGTGGAGATGTGCATTATTGGGAAGTATGGCATGGCAATAAGCCATTTTCAGAATATCGTAAATATTTCTTCAGATATGCATCTGAGTTTGGTTTTCAGTCATTCCCGTCTGTAAAAACGCTTGAAACAGTAACAGATGATCCGAAAGAATTGAATCCATTTTCTTATGTGATGGAGAAACATCAGAGAAATTACGGAGGAAATGGAAAAATTGCCAAATACATGCAGGCAGCATACCGTTATCCTGAGAACTTCAGCGATTTTGTTTATGCATCTCAGCTTCTCCAGGCAGATGGAATCCGATATGGAGTCGAGCATTACCGCAGAAACCGGGGACGTTGTATGGGTGCAATCTACTGGCAGTTAAATGACTGTTGGCCGGTTATTTCCTGGTCATCCATTGATTATTACGGACGCTGGAAAGCGCTTCATTATTATGCGAAGAGATTCTTTGCGCCTGTAATGCTTTCCTGTGAAGAACAGAGCTGGATGACAGTGGAAGCGGATATGAACCGTCAGCATTTTGAATTTGAAAAATCCATCCGTCTGAATGTGACCAATGAAACGCTGAATGCTCACAGGGTTCTGGTGAAATGGGCAGTGCGAAAGACAGATGCCACAATTCTGAGGGAGGAAGAACAGTGGCTGGAAGTACCGGCATTGTCTGCTGTATGGATGGATAAGGTCGAACTTCCCCAGATTGACTGTTTTAATGAATATGTAAGTTATGAGGCATGGGAAAATGATCAGATTATTTCTCAGGGAACTGTGATTTTTTCCTATCCGAAATACTTCCACTATCTGAATCCCGGACTGGCTGTGCGCGTAGACGGAGATGAGATAGTTGTTAAGGCAGAAGCATATGCAAAGAGTGTGGAAATCCGGAATGAGAATGATGACCTGATTCTTGAAGATAATTATTTTGACATGAATGCAGGAGAATACAGAGTGAAGATACTCGATGGAAAGCCGGATGGACTGAAAGTGCGCAGTGTTTATGATATATAACCTTTATTCATAGTAGTATTTATGGCAGTTTGCGACGAAATTCTGTATAGTAATCCTCTTATATACATAATTTACGAGGAGGGCTATAGAAGGAAACTCGCACTCTGCTGAACTGTCTTGATTGCATTATTTTATGGAATCGCTATAAGATAAAAAATAAGAACCATCACACATTTTATGAAATGATGATGGTTCTTATTTTAGTCTTACATATGAAATTCTTTAACAGATCAGTCAATCTTATCCATAGAATCTTTTGCATTCTGGAGAACTGTGTCAAAAGCAACTGCGGCTTTTGCATATTCTTCATCGCTTTCGATGTTGGAAAGCATCGGATCACCGCTCTCAGTACGGGCAAATGTGTAGAGGTAAACCTCGCCGCTTTCATTCTGACCGTTCTCATCAAGTGGGAGAAGTGCGATATATTCCTTCGCATCTACCGGGAAAACGGTGAGGATCGCACATTCTACCTCTGTATCGTCTTCCATGGTAAGGGTGATTGTCTTGTGGTTTTCAACAGGATCGCATCCGCCGGCTGAACTGCATCCACCACCGCAGGAAGCGCAGTCACTCGGGTTACATCCGCCAGCTGTAAATTCGTCACTCATTTTATATTCCTCATTCTTTCTTATTTATCAGGGACTATGTTTATCTGATGTCAGTTCATTGTAGCAGAAACCGGAAAAAAATGCAATGAGCAGAAACCGGAGAAAAAGAGGTTTTTTACAGTCATGAAACGTGCTATAATAGACCAGAAGCGTTCAGGGGAGAATCGTTAGCAAATGCTGAACAGGGCTAATAAGAAAACAAAGGGGATCAGTTGATTATGAAATTAATCTCATGGAATGTAAATGGTATACGTGCATGCATTGGCAAAGGGTTTGAAGAGAGTTTTGCAGCACTTGATGCGGATATTTTCTGCCTGCAGGAAACGAAATGCCAGCAGGGGCAGGTGAAGCTGGAACTTCCGGGATATTATCAGTACTGGAATTATGCCAACAGACGGGGATATTCCGGAACTGCTGTTTTTACAAAGAAAGAGCCACTGTCTGTGGCGTATGGAATTGGAATTGAGGAACATGACAAAGAAGGACGTGTGATCACCCTGGAATATGAAAAATTTTATCTGGTGACTGTATATACACCAAATTCCCAGAGTGAACTGCGCAGACTGGAATACCGTATGCACTGGGAAGAGGATTTTCTGGCATACTTGTTGAAATTGCAGGAAAGTAAGCCTGTGATCTGCTGCGGGGATTTCAATGTGGCACATCAGGAGATCGACCTGAAGAATCCTAAGACCAACCGGAGAAATGCCGGATTTACAGATGAAGAGAGAGCATGCTTTGGTAAGGTGCTGGAGAGTGGATTTATCGATACATTCCGTTATTTTTATCCGGATGTAGAGGGCAGATATTCATGGTGGTCGTACAGATTCAAGGCAAGAGAGAAGAATGCAGGGTGGAGAATTGACTATTTTATCACGTCTCCACAGTTGAAGGATAAGCTTGAAGGCGCAGAAATCCATTCTGAAATTATGGGTTCCGATCATTGTCCGGTAGAACTTCAGATTACATTATAGCGTTGTATAGTGTTTCTGAAAAGTGTAATGAGCAACAAGAAAAAATATGAAGGAGAGAAAGAGATGGCTGAGAGCAGAAAGATGAAAACAGAAAAGGGGCTGGCTCTTGTGCCTGGTGCAAATCCGTTGGCAGATGGCTGTAATTTTGCAGTTGAGGTACCGGAAGACAGCAGAGCATCTCTGATTCTCTACAAAAAGAGATCAGCAAAACCTTATGTGGAGATTCCTTTTACAGAAGAAAACAGAACCGGAAATGTATATGCAATGTATATTCCGGATTTTAATCTGAAAGAGTACGAGTACAATTTTCTGATAAATGGAAAGGTGTATACTGATCCCTGTGCGTACAGGATTTTGGGACGGGAACGCTTTGGTGCAGAGGTGGGTACGAATCCGCACAAAGTCAGGGGAGGATTTCTTAAAAAAGAAGTTTTTGACTGGGAGAACGACAAAAATCCGGCTATTCCATATCACGAAATGATTCTTTATAAACTGCATGTGCGCGGATATACAAAAGCGAATCGGACGATAACCGGTACAAAGGGAACTTTTCAGGCACTGGAGGAAATGATCCCGTACTGGAAAGAGCTTGATATCAATACAATTGAACTGATGCCTGCATATGAATTTATGGAAAGCGGTACCTGTAAGAATTCTGAATCTGAGAAAATGGTATCTGAGAAGCATACACAGGGACGTGTTAATTTCTGGGGATATATGTATGGCTATTATTTTGCACCCAAGAGATCTTACTGTGCAACAGATGATCCGGAGAAAGAGTTTAAAACATTCATTAAAAAACTGCATCAGGCCGGAATTGCCTGTATCATGGAAATGTATTTTCCACGAGAATGTAATCCTGTGACAGCACTCAGGGCATTGCAGTTCTGGAAGCTTTACTATCATGTAGACGGATTTCATGTATTGGGTGAGGGAGTTTCTGCCAAATTGCTGATGCATGACGGGGTTTTAAGTGATACCCGGCTGATGTTTCACGATTTTGATGAGAGCCAGATCCGGAAAAAAAAGAAACCGGAAGACAAATGTATTGCACAGTATAATCCGGGATTTTTGCAGGATATGCGCCGTTTTCTGAAAAGTGACGAGGATATGGTCTCAGCGGCTGCTTACCATATCAGAAGGAATCCAAATACCTATGCAGTCATTAATTATATGGCCTGTCAGGATGGCTTTACCATGAATGATATGGTGACCTATAATTACAGACATAATGAAGCAAATCAGGAGAATAATCACGATGGCAGTAGTTATAATTATTCCTGGAACTGTGGCGTGGAAGGGCCAAGCAGAAGGCTGCAGATCAGACAGATGAGAGAACGTCAGATCAGAAATGCTTTTCTTATGGTGCTGCTCAGTCAGGGTGTTCCTATGATCTATGGCGGGGATGAGTTTGGAAATTCACAGAACGGAAATAATAATGCCTATTGTCAGGATAATCAGGTTGGATGGATTGACTGGAAAGCACTGAAGAAAAATGAATCCCTGTTTCAGTTTGTAAAGAATGCCATTGCTTTCCGGAAAGAACATCCGATTCTTCATGTTCCAGGAGAAATGTACGGAGTGGATTATCAGACTAGGGGACTGCCGGATGTTTCCCTTCATGGAGAACGCGCATGGTATATGAATTCTGAGAACACATCCAGACTGCTTGGAATTATGTATTGTGGCGCCTATGCGCACCGGGCAGACGGCAGCGAGGATGCTTCCATATACGTTGCATATAACTTTCACTGGGAAGATCGTATTTTTGCGCTTCCTAATCTGGCAGGATACAGAAAATGGAAGAAAGTGATTGATACCAGTGCTGTGAAAGAGAATGGTTTCCTGGAGCAGGAACAGGAAACTTATAGTAAAAAGCTGAAGGTCACACCGCGTACGATCGTGGTGCTGATGGCTGTAGAGGAGGAGAAGAAAGATGCATCCGTGGCTGCACTTTAAAACAATAACCAGACATAAGCTGTTGGTTATGCATTACTGTTTCCGGGCTGGTATGTATAAACAGGGACTGCTTCATGACCTGTCCAAATATGCACCTGTGGAATTTCTGGTTGGATGTAAATACTATCAGGGAGACAGAAGTCCCAACAATGCAGAAAGAGAAGATACAGGAATATCAAAATCCTGGCTTCATCATAAAGGGCGCAACAAACATCATTTTGAGTACTGGGTAGATTATGCACCGGGAGATGAGCATATCATCAATGGTGTGCCCATGCCCCGTAAATATATTGCGGAAATGGTGATGGACAGGATCAGTGCTTCCAGAAATTATCTGGGGGATAAGTATGATCAGCATCAGCCTCTGGACTATTATCTGAAAGGTAAGGAAAAACTGTGGTTTATCCATCCGAAGACAAAGAGAGATCTGGAGGGACTGCTGCGGATACTTAATGATCATGGGGAAGAGGTACTGATTTCCTATATTAAGAATGTTTATCTGAAAAAAGATAAAGCCCTGGAGCGTGTCTGAAAAATCATTCCCGCAATCTGCACGCCCCACTTTGCGGTATATTTTGTCCGAATTCGGTTGTCGTAGCCCACTACGACGCCCTCATCCGAACAAAATCTCCCACAAATTGTGACGCACATCTTGCGTAAAGCATTTTTCAGACACGCTCTGGCAGGCAGAAAACATACAGCAAAAAGAGAATGTAAACAGGCCGGCAGACAGGAACAGATAAATTTCTGATTGACAGAGTACCTGTTTGGGTGTAAAAATATAAAACAGTTACTGTGAAGGTCTTTGCCGGACGGTAACAGTAATAATTCCATAAAATGGCGGAAAAATGTCGAAAAACAAGAAATACACTTGCGTGATGCCAAGGTAATGTGGTAAAGTAACTGGGTACAGAAGTGGTACCCGGTTACTTTTTTGCAGTATATAAAATGACTGTATTCTGTTTTGGGATAAATATGTGAAGGAAACAGAACATATTTTGGCAAATCCGGAGTGTATGAAAAAAGAAGAAAAAAGGAGGAGTAAATTTGAGTGGTACAACAATGGTCATATTGTCCGCATTTGTTGCCTATCTGTTACTTATGATAGTCATTGGTGTGGTTTATATGAAAAAAACAAGCAGCTCGGAAGATTATTTTCTGGGCGGACGTGGACTGAATGCATGGGTAGCTGCTCTTTCAGCACAGGCATCAGATATGAGCGGATGGCTCTTAATGGGACTTCCGGGAGCAATTTATTCACTGGGAACAGGACAGATCTGGATTGCTGTAGGTCTGTTCATCGGAACTGTATTAAACTGGGTGTGTATTTCACACAGACTTCGTAAATATACGATCGCAGCAAACAATTCCCTTACAATCCCGGCATTTTTTGAGAACAGATTTCAGGATAAGAAGAGAATCCTGTTATTGCTTTCATCCATCGTGATTGTAATCTTTTTCCTGGTTTATACAGCTTCTGCACTGGCAGCAGGTGGTAAACTTTTTAACACAGTATTTGGAATTGATTATCATATAGCTCTGGCAATTGGTGCAGCAGTTATCCTCTGTTATACATTTATGGGGGGATTTATGGCTGTATGCGTAACTGACTTTGTACAGGGAACACTGATGCTGATCGGTCTTCTGGTCGTTCCGCTGGTTGCATATCTGACACTGAGCGGAAGTCTGAGTGATCTTCTGACACAGAGCGGAGCGCCGGGTGGAGCAGCAGCTTTCCTGAATCCTTTTGAGAACGGAGAGCGCCCATATACATTTATTGAAATCTTTTCCCAGCTTGCATGGGGACTTGGATACTGCGGCATGCCTCATATCCTTACCCGCTTCATGGCTGTAAAGAGTGAGAAAGAATTAAAAAAATCCAGTGCGATCGCAATCGTGTGGGATATCCTTTCTCTGACAGCAGCGTGCTTTATCGGTATTATAGGTCGTGCATATCTGCTTCCGACTGTACTTGGTGAAAATGGTGCATCTTCCTCAGAGAGTGTATTTATCGAGATGATCAATAAACTGTTTTCCAGTCATCTGGGACTTCCGTTTATCGGAGGAATCTTCCTCTGCGGTATTCTTGCGGCAATTATGTCCACAGCGGATTCACAGCTTCTGGTAACAGCGTCCGCAGCATCTGAGGATTTATATCATCAGTTCATTAAGAAGGATGCAGACTCAAAGGAAATTCTTGCAGTTGCAAGACTTACGGTTATCGTGGTATCTGTTCTCGCATTTGTGATCGCGTGGAATCCGAACAGCAGTATCATGGGACTGGTATCCAATGCATGGGCCGGTCTTGGTGCAGCGTTTGGTCCGACTGTGGTAATGTCACTGTTCTGGAGAAGAACAAACCTTACAGGTGCAGTTGCAGGTATTGTTTCCGGTGGTCTGACAGTTATCGTCTGGGACTATATACCGCTTGCGGCAGGACAGACTCTTGGTTCTTATACAGGACTTTATTCTCTGGCTGTAGGTTTTGCTGTCAGCCTTGTGATGATCATTATCTTCAGTCTGGCTACGAAAGCACCATCCAAAGAAATCACAGATGTGTTTGATAAAGTGGCAGGAAAATAATAGAATAGAAAGACTATCCATTTTCGGATGAATTTGTTATAATGGCAGTAGCGCAAAAAAAGCGTTACTGCTTTTTTAATCTGATAAACTGCGGAGCAGTTATTCGGTGTAGAGCTGCGTAGCGAAGCGGACGATTTTATCCGCTTGATTATTACAAGAAGAAGGTGTCGCACATGAAGAAATATGATTATCTGATAGTAGGAGCCGGCCTTTTTGGTGCAGTATTTGCACATGAGGCCACAAGACGGGGGAAAACATGCCTTGTGATCGATAAGAGAGGTCATATCGGCGGTAATATTTACACAGAAGAAGTAGAGGGGATCCAGGTACACAGATACGGTGCACATATCTTCCATACTTCCAGAAAACAGGTGTGGGATTATATCAATCAGTTTGCAGAATTTAATCATTTTGTGAATTCACCGATTGCAGTCTATAAGGATGAATTATATAATCTGCCGTTTAATATGAATACCTTTCATCAGCTCTGGGGAGTACGTACTCCTGCAGAAGCAAAGGCGAAGATACAGGAACAGATCGCAAGAATGCACATTACTCATCCGAAGAACCTGGAGGAACAGGCGCTTGCACTGGTTGGACAGGACGTATATGAGAAACTGGTAGAGGGATATACAAGGAAGCAGTGGGGCAGGGAGTGTAAAGATCTGCCGGCATTTATCATAAAAAGACTGCCTTTGCGTTATACTTATGATAATAACTATTTCAAAGATCCTTATCAGGGAATCCCCAAAGGTGGATATACACGTATTGTGAAGAAACTTCTGGAGGGTGTACAGGTATGTCTGAATACAGATTTCTTTGCAAACAGAGAAGAACTGACTGCACAGGCAGACAAAGTACTCTTTACAGGTATGATCGATGAATTTTATGACTATTGTTACGGAGAACTGGAATACAGATCACTGAGATTTGAGACAGAAGTGCTGGATATGGGAAATTATCAGGGCAATGCGGTTGTCAATTATACAGATTATGAAGTTCCGTATACAAGGATCATCGAGCATAAACATTTTGAATTTGGTACACAGCCAAAGACTGTGATCACCAGAGAATATCCGGCAGCATGGGAGAAAGGCAAAGAGCCGTACTATCCGGTCAATGACCCGAAGAACAGTGAACTGTTTGACAAATATGAACGTCGCGCACTGGAAGAGAAGAATGTGATCTTTGGCGGAAGACTCGGCATGTATCGCTACATGGATATGGATCAGGTTATTGAAGAGGCGCTGTCTCTGGCAGAAACAGAGCTTACCTATGAAGAGCCATGAAAGTAAATTTTGGGATTGTAAGATAAAGGTAGCAAACAGTTACAGATAAAGTAACCGGAAAGGATAAATATATGACAGACACACCAATAATTGCTCTTTATTACAGAGAGTATGATCCGATGAAAAGAAAGATGTTTCTTGACCAGTCTATTGCTGCAGGCGAAGATGAGGAGGCAAATGCTGTCCGTAAGGAACTGTGGGAACTGCGTTACGGAGAACCTTCAGAGGCAGGTTCCGGTACGCGTGCTGATGGGTATCTGGCGCTTTGGATGGCAATGGAATACAGCAAGGATACAGCGGGAAAGCTGTTTGGTTTAAAGAGAGCCAGAAAAGAAATCGAGAAAAACCTTGCCAGACTGAAATTCAGGGAAATGCAGGAAAAGAGCGAACTTCACAGGGAACTGCTTTACAGAGAATGCTGCCATATGGTTAAGACTTATATGGAACTTTGTGAGAAGGACAAGACATATAATACTACCCTGTGCGGAATTGTTCCTATCAGTGAGAAAAGTGCGAAGAGTAAGCTTCAGAAAGATGTCTATACCACTGCCATTGTGTTTCCGGAAGAAATCAATATGCAGGAAGAACTGGAAATGATAACAAAGGCAGCAAGGGAAGCTTACGAAGCTCATTTTCCGGGAGAAGGCGGATTATAAAGAAAAGCCAAAAAAAATTACTGGAGGCATACATGAACAAAGCAAATTTGACAGCTTATGAAGTTGTAACAGAAGAAAACCTGACAGATATCCATTCCACAGGCTGGCTTCTGCGCCATAAGAAAACAGGTGCAAGAGTTATGCTGATCGAGAATGATGATGAGAATAAAGTATTTAATATCGCATTCCGCACACCGCCTAAGGACAGCACAGGTGTGGCACATATCCTGGAGCACAGTGTACTCTGTGGTTCAAGGGAATTTCCATTAAAGGATCCTTTCGTAGAACTGGTAAAAGGTTCTCTGAATACTTTCCTGAATGCCATGACTTATCCGGATAAAACCTGCTATCCTGTAGCCAGCTGCAATGATAAGGATTTTCAGAATCTGATGCATGTTTATCTGGATGCGGTATTTTATCCGAATATCTATAAAAGAGAAGAGATTTTCCGTCAGGAAGGCTGGAACTATCATCTGGAACAGAAGGAAGGACCGCTGAAATATAACGGTGTTGTATATAATGAGATGAAAGGTGCTTTCTCCTCACCGGATGAAGTTCTGGAACGGGAGATTATGAATCACCTTTTCCCTGATACCACTTATGGATGTGAATCAGGCGGTGATCCGAAAAATATTCCGGATCTTACCTATGAGAATTTCCTGAATTTCCACAGAACTTATTACCATCCATCCAACAGCTATATTTATCTGTATGGAAATATGGATATGGAAGAGAAACTGGCATTCCTGGATGAGCATTATCTGTCGCATTTTGATTATCTGGATGTGGATTCTGTTATTCAGGAACAGAAAGCATTCGGAGCATGCCAGGATGTGACTCTTGAGTATCCGGTTGCTGAGAATGAGGGAGAAGAGGACAATACCTATCTTTCTTATAACATGGTTGTGGGAAATGCTGCGGACAGTCAGATGGCAATGGCATTTGAGGTATTGGATTACGCACTGTTAAGCGCACCGGGAGCACCGTTAAAGCAGGCACTTCTGGATGTAAAAGCAGGCAAGGATGTCTATGGATCTTATGATGATGGTATTCTCCAGCCATATTTTACAGTAATTGCAAAAGGTTCCAATCCGGACAGAAAAGAAGAATTCGTATCTGTGATCAGACAGGTACTGGGAGATATTGTTAAGAATGGAATTGATAGGAAAGCTGTAGAGGCAGGAATCAATTACTTTGAATTCCGCTATCGTGAAGCTGATTTTTCCTCTTATCCGAAAGGACTGATGTACAGTCTGGATATTCTGGGAGACTGGCTGTATGAAAAAGGAAATCCCTTTGCACAGGTACAGCAGCTTACAGTTTTTGAAAAACTGAAAAAGGCAGTAAACGAAGGATATTTTGAAGAACTGATCCGTAAATATCTTCTTGAGAATCCACATGGATGCATCATGA from the Blautia wexlerae DSM 19850 genome contains:
- a CDS encoding DUF6062 family protein; amino-acid sequence: MKEKLYTIPLNDAVNASDECPFCFIERELEQNSLDFVLGNSSSYMESDIRDQTDKAGFCRVHMKKMFDYGNTLGNALILQTHYHKLREEMRKQFDSFSPGKSSVLARFRRSDSSADKNPIAAWTAFKDCSCFICQNIEDTFKRYVETFFWLYRQDNEFKNKILRSKGFCLHHFGILCNGADKYLNDKEKAEFYPAMFRLMDENFQRMEEDLVWLSDKFDYRNKDADWKNSKDALQRGMQKLRSGYPADPVHKAK
- a CDS encoding beta-mannosidase, whose protein sequence is MIKLQLHENWQLCNIRQLDWIPAQIPGDIYAALLKTGKMPDPFFGDNEYQAKALMEEDYEYRTVFNYEEAQFKDCQEVILRFDGIDTIADIYLNGCCLGKVDNMHRIWEFPVGELLENGKNTLRVIIRSPLKFMAEAFKKYKNRGNEDTIEGFMHLRKAHYMCGWDWGACLPDGGIFRPVTLLGIETARLDSVYIRQVHKDGKVLLVPEVDVETVDEEESEADGYEGAQALEYQVTVTAPNGTKTIWDDCPDEMEIENPQLWWPNGLGEQPLYQVQVDLKAGDKIVDTWCRKIGLRALTMHREKDQWGESFAHEVNGYQVFAMGADYIPEDNLLQRTSRERTRELLLQCKRANFNTVRVWGGGYYPEDWFFDLCDELGLMVWQDFMFACSVYELTPEFEANIRQEFIDNIKRLRHHASLALWCGNNEMEMFVKQGTWVTKPTEMRDYLFMYERIIPEVLSEYDPDTFYWPASPSSGGSFDEPNDPNRGDVHYWEVWHGNKPFSEYRKYFFRYASEFGFQSFPSVKTLETVTDDPKELNPFSYVMEKHQRNYGGNGKIAKYMQAAYRYPENFSDFVYASQLLQADGIRYGVEHYRRNRGRCMGAIYWQLNDCWPVISWSSIDYYGRWKALHYYAKRFFAPVMLSCEEQSWMTVEADMNRQHFEFEKSIRLNVTNETLNAHRVLVKWAVRKTDATILREEEQWLEVPALSAVWMDKVELPQIDCFNEYVSYEAWENDQIISQGTVIFSYPKYFHYLNPGLAVRVDGDEIVVKAEAYAKSVEIRNENDDLILEDNYFDMNAGEYRVKILDGKPDGLKVRSVYDI
- a CDS encoding DUF1292 domain-containing protein, which gives rise to MSDEFTAGGCNPSDCASCGGGCSSAGGCDPVENHKTITLTMEDDTEVECAILTVFPVDAKEYIALLPLDENGQNESGEVYLYTFARTESGDPMLSNIESDEEYAKAAVAFDTVLQNAKDSMDKID
- a CDS encoding exodeoxyribonuclease III, translating into MKLISWNVNGIRACIGKGFEESFAALDADIFCLQETKCQQGQVKLELPGYYQYWNYANRRGYSGTAVFTKKEPLSVAYGIGIEEHDKEGRVITLEYEKFYLVTVYTPNSQSELRRLEYRMHWEEDFLAYLLKLQESKPVICCGDFNVAHQEIDLKNPKTNRRNAGFTDEERACFGKVLESGFIDTFRYFYPDVEGRYSWWSYRFKAREKNAGWRIDYFITSPQLKDKLEGAEIHSEIMGSDHCPVELQITL
- a CDS encoding Type II secretory pathway, pullulanase PulA and related glycosidase — its product is MSNKKKYEGEKEMAESRKMKTEKGLALVPGANPLADGCNFAVEVPEDSRASLILYKKRSAKPYVEIPFTEENRTGNVYAMYIPDFNLKEYEYNFLINGKVYTDPCAYRILGRERFGAEVGTNPHKVRGGFLKKEVFDWENDKNPAIPYHEMILYKLHVRGYTKANRTITGTKGTFQALEEMIPYWKELDINTIELMPAYEFMESGTCKNSESEKMVSEKHTQGRVNFWGYMYGYYFAPKRSYCATDDPEKEFKTFIKKLHQAGIACIMEMYFPRECNPVTALRALQFWKLYYHVDGFHVLGEGVSAKLLMHDGVLSDTRLMFHDFDESQIRKKKKPEDKCIAQYNPGFLQDMRRFLKSDEDMVSAAAYHIRRNPNTYAVINYMACQDGFTMNDMVTYNYRHNEANQENNHDGSSYNYSWNCGVEGPSRRLQIRQMRERQIRNAFLMVLLSQGVPMIYGGDEFGNSQNGNNNAYCQDNQVGWIDWKALKKNESLFQFVKNAIAFRKEHPILHVPGEMYGVDYQTRGLPDVSLHGERAWYMNSENTSRLLGIMYCGAYAHRADGSEDASIYVAYNFHWEDRIFALPNLAGYRKWKKVIDTSAVKENGFLEQEQETYSKKLKVTPRTIVVLMAVEEEKKDASVAAL
- a CDS encoding DUF5662 family protein, producing the protein MHPWLHFKTITRHKLLVMHYCFRAGMYKQGLLHDLSKYAPVEFLVGCKYYQGDRSPNNAEREDTGISKSWLHHKGRNKHHFEYWVDYAPGDEHIINGVPMPRKYIAEMVMDRISASRNYLGDKYDQHQPLDYYLKGKEKLWFIHPKTKRDLEGLLRILNDHGEEVLISYIKNVYLKKDKALERV
- a CDS encoding DUF6783 domain-containing protein; this translates as MFCPNSVVVAHYDALIRTKSPTNCDAHLA